A genomic region of Colletotrichum destructivum chromosome 5, complete sequence contains the following coding sequences:
- a CDS encoding Putative velvet factor produces the protein MIQHRIPSSAFSHGSRASSRYCGDFSFNPQPDYYLAPRSEPEMSYLYAPPHGSPFTMQQQQQQQQQLSSPPPQQQQQQQQQQRQQQQQQQQRQQQRQQIQSQQQSQQHFQTPRSGISLAVTQGPTCAKVATGKEKDRKPIDPPPILELVINTRNFDRSFYGNPQHCLVDPSWFLYASLINAQEDSRQDPEMTRKALVGSTCSSLQKYKDPDHQDAGYFVFGDLSVRFEGCYKLQFYLYKMHGTEMVMCASATTEAFQVHTQRTFPGMAESTFLTRYLSEQGCRLRLRKDSRMASNRKRQLTYGIEAEHARSFAPGPSLKRRRGNDGLAATVDNDGLETQEQVQAQTQAQAIVGGGGAHLQPQTEPQAEVEWWRTWEPVV, from the exons ATGATCCAGCATCGCATACCATCCTCAGCCTTCTCCCACGGCTCCCGCGCCAGCTCCAGATACTGCGGCGACTTCTCCTTCAATCCGCAACCGGATTATTACCTAGCCCCAAGATCAGAACCAGAAATGTCTTACTTATATGCGCCCCCACATGGCAGCCCGTTCacgatgcagcagcagcagcagcagcagcagcagctgtcatcgccgccgccacaacaacagcaacagcaacagcaacaacagcgccagcagcaacagcaacaacaacagcgacaacaacagcgacAGCAAATACAATCGCAGCAACAATCTCAACAGCA TTTTCAAACACCTCGCAGTGGCATTAGTTTGGCCGTCACCCAGGGACCCACGTGCGCTAAAGTTGCCACTGGCAAAGAAAAGG ATCGCAAACCGATCGACCCGCCTCCCATTCTTGAACTCGTTATCAACACGAGAAACTTTGACCGCAGCTTCTACGGTAATCCTCAGCACTGCCTTGTCG ACCCTTCCTGGTTTCTATACGCGTCATTGATCAACGCACAAGAAGACAGCAGGCAAGACCCCGAGATGACCAGGAAAGCGCTGGTCGGCTCCACGTGTTCATCACTACAAAAGTACAAGGACCCCGATCACCAGGACGCAGGCTACTTTGTGTTTGGAGACCTTTCGGTTCGTTTTGAAGGATGCTACAAGCTGCAGTTCTATCTGTACAAAATGCACGGAACCGAGATGGTTATGTGCGCCTCGGCCACTACCGAGGCGTTCCAAGTTCACACGCAAAGGACGTTCCCAGGCATGGCCGAGTCAACGTTCCTCACGCGCTACCTCAGCGAGCAGGGATGTCGACTACGTCTTCGGAAAGATTCCCGCATGGCCTCGAACAGGAAGCGCCAGCTCACGTACGGAATAGAGGCAGAACACGCCCGTTCTTTCGCCCCCGGCCCGTCATTGAAGCGCCGCCGTGGAAATGATGGGTTGGCTGCGACAGTCGACAACGACGGTCTCGAGACACAGGAACAGGTACAGGCACAGACACAGGCACAGGCAAtagtgggaggaggaggagcacaTCTTCAACCACAGACGGAGCCGCAGGCAGAGGTCGAATGGTGGCGCACATGGGAGCCCGTGGTCTGA